Proteins encoded together in one Miscanthus floridulus cultivar M001 chromosome 16, ASM1932011v1, whole genome shotgun sequence window:
- the LOC136510327 gene encoding uncharacterized protein translates to MHVTKVLMVGGSGLNILYASTLNKMGIPYSNLHPSNVPFYGIMPGKEAMPLGHIWLNAAFGQPDNFRKEPLTFEVIDFPSVYHARLHRLCFAKFMAIPNYTYLKLKMPGSNGVITIEGSFEKAHYYEQHCVAQAAALITFCDPDGSGSDIGRASTEEAAKVAAVLDRPRIDEANKVPSSNGGSASPSIEALGPRKGVDPIKVSSNLFQ, encoded by the coding sequence ATGCAtgtcaccaaggtgctaatggttgggggcagcggcctcaatatacTCTATGCCAGCACCCTCAACAAGATGGGCATCCCCTATAGCAACCTACACCCTAGCAATGTGCCGTTCTATGGGATCATGCCAGGGAAGGAAGCCATGCCCCTTGGGCATATCTGGCTCAATGCCGCCTTTGGCCAGCCCGACAACTTCCGtaaggagccactcacctttgAGGTGATTGACTTCCCCAGCGTCTACCATGCCCGCCTCCATCGATTATgcttcgccaagttcatggccatccccaactacacctacttgAAGCTCAAGATGCCTGGCTCAAATGGTGTCATAACCATCGAAGGGAGCTTCGAGAAAGCCCACTACTACGAGCAGCACTGTGTCGCCCAAGCGGCCGCACTCATCACCTTCTGTGATCCCGATGGCTCTGGCAGCGACATCGGAAGGGCGTCGACAGAGGAAGCAGCCAAGGTAGCAGCGGTGCTCGATCGACCGAGAATCGATGAGGCAAACAAGGTTCCTAGCAGCAATGGTGGCTCGGCTAGCCCCTCCATCGAGGCGCTTGGCCCCCGAAAAGGGGTTGACCCAATCAAGGTGAGTTCTAACCTTTTCCAATGA